One part of the Deltaproteobacteria bacterium genome encodes these proteins:
- a CDS encoding DUF1116 domain-containing protein, protein MIDLDRDISVLNIGLEGFYTELRSLGVPVVHVDWRPPAGGDKRLGKALAALRGAKYDRANANTVARMVKSSPRWIDVDTALNVIPGMKPNHILHSGPPIDFEDMCDPQQRAVEGAAVFEEWVKNRSELRRKLRNSEIILAPNYSTGSIGPMCGVITPSMSVIVTRNTTYRNRSWSTFNEGKGNVLWMGTYDEGTIRRLKWIKEVMGPGLKQALKRSEGGIDLFGILSEAIQMGDEAHARSAAATLLLLRHLFPLLLQTDLNRKEIQEIVAFIGGNNHFFLNLTLTACKVTADAAHGVKNSTVVTGMSRNGVEFALRVGGAGDRWFISDTAPMDEAIYYTGYSPEDAAGDIGDSAIVETVGLGGMVIGAAPTISSFVGGSMADSVQAMKTMKSICAGTNPKFALAAVDFIPAPLGIDIRKVVKTGVTPIINTGVIHRSLDVGQIGAGIARAPMEPFVQALKYMEENDD, encoded by the coding sequence ATGATCGACCTTGACCGTGACATCAGTGTCCTGAACATCGGTCTGGAAGGGTTTTACACAGAGCTCAGATCCCTGGGAGTCCCTGTCGTGCATGTGGACTGGCGGCCCCCTGCTGGAGGGGACAAGCGTCTCGGCAAGGCACTGGCCGCTCTGAGGGGGGCAAAATACGACAGGGCCAACGCCAACACTGTGGCGAGGATGGTCAAGAGCAGTCCCCGTTGGATCGACGTTGATACCGCACTGAACGTGATCCCGGGTATGAAGCCTAACCACATACTTCATTCCGGCCCCCCCATCGATTTCGAGGATATGTGCGATCCGCAGCAGCGGGCAGTGGAAGGGGCCGCGGTATTCGAGGAGTGGGTGAAAAACAGGTCGGAACTCAGAAGGAAGCTTCGAAACTCCGAGATCATCCTTGCGCCGAACTATTCAACCGGAAGCATCGGTCCCATGTGCGGCGTCATCACCCCCTCGATGAGCGTCATAGTCACCAGAAACACGACCTATCGGAACAGGTCCTGGTCCACCTTCAACGAGGGGAAGGGGAACGTCTTGTGGATGGGCACCTACGATGAGGGGACCATACGGCGGCTCAAGTGGATAAAGGAAGTCATGGGGCCCGGGTTGAAACAGGCCCTGAAGAGGTCCGAAGGCGGTATAGACCTGTTCGGGATCCTCTCGGAAGCCATCCAAATGGGAGATGAGGCACATGCCAGAAGCGCTGCTGCCACATTGCTGCTGCTCCGGCATCTTTTCCCGCTTCTTCTTCAGACCGACCTGAACAGGAAAGAGATCCAGGAGATTGTCGCGTTCATCGGCGGCAACAACCACTTTTTCCTGAACCTCACCCTGACCGCATGCAAAGTCACCGCCGACGCGGCCCACGGTGTGAAAAACTCCACCGTCGTCACCGGCATGAGCAGGAACGGGGTCGAATTCGCCCTCAGGGTGGGTGGGGCCGGTGACAGGTGGTTCATTTCCGATACCGCCCCCATGGACGAGGCGATCTACTACACGGGGTATTCCCCGGAGGACGCCGCGGGGGATATCGGGGACAGCGCCATCGTCGAAACCGTGGGGCTCGGTGGCATGGTTATCGGGGCCGCCCCAACCATAAGCTCCTTCGTGGGGGGATCCATGGCCGATTCCGTCCAGGCCATGAAGACCATGAAAAGCATCTGTGCGGGCACCAACCCCAAATTCGCTCTTGCTGCAGTGGATTTCATACCCGCTCCCCTCGGCATCGACATCCGGAAGGTGGTGAAAACCGGTGTCACACCAATCATCAACACGGGTGTAATCCACAGATCCTTGGATGTGGGGCAGATTGGAGCAGGGATCGCCCGGGCTCCCATGGAACCTTTCGTTCAGGCCCTGAAGTATATGGAGGAAAACGATGACTAA
- the arcC gene encoding carbamate kinase — protein MTKPVAVVAFGGNAILSSNEDMSFETQLNNAKETCRQMLGILRKRYEMVIVHGNGPQVGNLLIQFESARDIIPIPPLDAAVASSQGLLGHMLLISMRTMLEEECLQKEVTAILTQVVVDEEDPAYLEPTKPIGPFYSRERAEVLKKEKGWHMVEDSNRGYRRVVFSPRPRKIMALNVIRRLIESGTVVIACGGGGIPVNHKTDKVIGTEGVIDKDFTAALLAYNLNAELFLILTAVNKVCVNYGKPDQYEVDVMSVAEAKAWLKEGHFPPGSMGPKIEAAIEFVERGGKEAIITGEKNLLAALNHGVCTRIIGEYP, from the coding sequence ATGACTAAGCCAGTAGCGGTTGTGGCTTTCGGTGGCAACGCGATCCTCAGTTCCAACGAGGACATGTCCTTTGAAACTCAGCTGAACAATGCCAAGGAAACGTGCAGGCAGATGCTGGGCATTTTGCGGAAACGCTATGAGATGGTCATCGTACACGGCAATGGGCCGCAGGTGGGAAACCTCCTCATACAGTTCGAGAGCGCGCGTGACATTATTCCCATCCCCCCCCTCGACGCGGCAGTGGCCTCTTCCCAGGGACTCCTGGGACACATGCTGCTTATAAGCATGCGTACGATGCTCGAGGAAGAATGCCTCCAGAAAGAGGTGACAGCGATCCTGACCCAGGTTGTGGTGGACGAGGAGGATCCGGCTTACCTGGAGCCCACCAAGCCGATAGGACCCTTTTACAGCAGGGAACGGGCCGAGGTACTCAAGAAGGAGAAGGGGTGGCACATGGTGGAGGACAGCAACCGCGGATACCGCCGTGTGGTCTTCTCACCCCGTCCCCGGAAGATCATGGCCCTGAACGTGATCAGGCGGCTGATCGAGAGCGGGACCGTGGTCATTGCCTGCGGTGGAGGAGGGATCCCGGTCAATCACAAGACGGACAAGGTTATCGGGACGGAGGGCGTCATCGACAAGGATTTTACAGCCGCACTTCTCGCCTACAACCTCAACGCGGAACTTTTCCTGATCCTGACGGCAGTCAACAAGGTCTGCGTGAATTACGGCAAGCCGGACCAATACGAAGTGGACGTCATGAGCGTTGCCGAGGCAAAAGCGTGGTTGAAGGAAGGCCATTTTCCACCGGGCAGCATGGGCCCGAAGATCGAAGCTGCCATTGAGTTCGTCGAAAGGGGCGGAAAGGAAGCCATCATCACGGGAGAGAAAAACCTCCTGGCAGCCTTAAACCACGGGGTTTGCACCCGGATCATCGGCGAATACCCGTAA
- the fdrA gene encoding acyl-CoA synthetase FdrA produces MTMQAIVRKNQYHDSVRLMTISRQAGSLEGVNKILALMGTEGNKKVLKDLGLYNEMVDSATPNDLVVCVDADTGDGFNSALKKVDDLLKSRTHGGPSEDRAARSLEEAVEQMPDANFALISVPGEFAALEVMGALEKDINVMLFSDNVSIEDEVFLKDLAMRKGLLMMGPDCGTAVINGIPFAFANMVRRGDVGIVGASGTGIQEVSCLIHRLGGGISHAIGVGGRDLSLEVGGRMMVTAIRKLAGDPSTKSLVLISKSGAPDSTRRVLTEAKKSGLPTVICLLGKGNLPGDGGGLTFVNTLEDAAYRTAGKDKPEYGADEDLTGEIGRLSEERKYLRGLYSGGTLCYEALLIFKEAMKVHSNIGTGRKYTANGPRNFHYCLDLGDDEFTRSRPHPMIDSTLRREFFIQAYSDPKTRVVLLDVVLGYGASADPAGDMVAALGKARAHAFGEGPVVMAHVCGTDEDPQSMKDQESKLREAGVFLFSTNAEAARAAMAAIISLS; encoded by the coding sequence ATGACGATGCAGGCGATTGTAAGGAAAAATCAGTACCACGACTCCGTTCGGCTTATGACCATTTCCAGGCAGGCCGGTTCCCTTGAAGGGGTTAACAAGATTCTGGCGCTGATGGGTACGGAGGGGAACAAGAAGGTCCTGAAGGACCTTGGGCTATACAACGAGATGGTGGATTCCGCCACCCCCAACGATCTTGTCGTCTGCGTTGACGCGGATACCGGGGATGGTTTCAACAGCGCCCTGAAAAAGGTGGACGATCTTCTGAAATCGCGCACGCACGGTGGTCCGTCCGAGGACAGAGCCGCCCGGTCCCTGGAAGAGGCTGTGGAACAGATGCCGGACGCCAACTTCGCCCTCATCTCGGTCCCGGGTGAATTCGCCGCCCTCGAAGTGATGGGAGCACTGGAGAAGGACATTAACGTCATGCTTTTTTCCGACAACGTCTCCATCGAGGACGAGGTTTTTCTGAAGGACCTGGCCATGAGGAAGGGGCTGCTGATGATGGGGCCCGACTGTGGAACGGCCGTGATCAACGGCATCCCTTTCGCCTTCGCCAACATGGTTAGGCGGGGGGATGTGGGTATCGTCGGCGCCTCGGGAACCGGAATACAGGAGGTCTCCTGTCTCATCCACAGACTGGGAGGAGGCATCTCTCATGCCATCGGGGTGGGAGGGCGAGACCTGAGTCTGGAGGTGGGCGGGCGGATGATGGTGACGGCCATCAGGAAGCTTGCCGGTGACCCCTCTACCAAATCCTTGGTCCTGATCTCCAAATCCGGCGCGCCGGATTCGACCAGACGTGTGCTCACAGAGGCGAAAAAGAGCGGGTTGCCCACAGTAATCTGCCTCCTCGGGAAAGGAAATCTGCCCGGGGACGGTGGAGGGTTGACCTTCGTCAACACCCTGGAGGACGCGGCTTACAGGACCGCCGGCAAGGATAAGCCCGAATATGGCGCCGACGAGGACCTGACCGGAGAGATCGGCCGGCTGTCCGAAGAGAGGAAATACCTGCGGGGGCTCTACTCAGGAGGCACCCTTTGCTACGAAGCCCTCCTCATCTTCAAGGAGGCGATGAAGGTCCATTCCAATATCGGGACCGGCAGGAAGTATACCGCGAACGGTCCGCGCAACTTCCATTACTGCCTCGATCTGGGTGATGATGAGTTTACCCGGAGCCGCCCTCATCCCATGATCGACTCGACGCTGCGCCGGGAATTTTTCATCCAGGCATACTCGGATCCGAAGACCAGGGTCGTCCTTCTGGACGTGGTGCTGGGGTACGGGGCGAGCGCGGACCCTGCCGGGGACATGGTGGCCGCCCTGGGAAAAGCTCGGGCTCACGCCTTCGGCGAAGGGCCGGTCGTCATGGCGCACGTCTGTGGTACCGACGAGGACCCGCAGTCCATGAAAGATCAGGAAAGCAAATTGAGGGAGGCCGGTGTTTTCCTCTTTTCCACCAACGCCGAGGCGGCTCGTGCCGCTATGGCTGCTATCATTTCGTTATCATGA
- a CDS encoding FAD-binding oxidoreductase — MNRRTCERLNGGLAERVSFDPEVLATYDHDLGEMPALVMSLINNRPEAVVVARSVEDVRQVLLTGAEFGVPVTPRGQASSGYGGAIPTGGGIVLDLTEMNGVLGVDRENMTVDVEPGIVWNELSRELKGVDLDNRIVPTSAPSSTVGGWFAMGGAGLGSLLYGNMRDVVTEIDVMGLDGEVMTCTGQDLDLHYQACGTLGVITRLRLRCREAEKLVPFAVAFPDAGACHRFSKTLCDEMEPYSISFHSPGYIRMKKELGGDESIPENSFLVVMAIPERAADKKTLEEIAGRFDSLLLDHETATHAWEDRFYPMRIKKLGPSILVGEFYLPLDKFREAWGEIEADLSRDLLGMEAFVVQNGQLAILVYILDDAGSFFYPFRMAKALRPISIAERHGGTLYNAGLWFASRSRRVLGKSRYAAFMKKKKIVDPKGLLNPGKIVPPKVKFLPFMDVSSLLYLSSWIASPISRLLVSRRPFVKRVGS, encoded by the coding sequence ATGAACAGGAGGACCTGCGAAAGACTCAATGGCGGCCTTGCGGAGAGGGTTTCCTTTGATCCAGAGGTTCTGGCCACTTACGATCACGATCTCGGCGAGATGCCCGCCCTTGTGATGTCTCTTATCAACAACCGTCCCGAAGCTGTAGTCGTTGCCCGGTCCGTCGAGGATGTGAGGCAAGTGTTGTTGACCGGGGCTGAATTCGGGGTTCCTGTAACCCCCAGAGGGCAGGCCAGCTCCGGTTACGGGGGCGCCATTCCAACCGGAGGAGGGATTGTCCTGGACCTGACCGAGATGAACGGCGTCCTCGGTGTGGACAGGGAGAACATGACGGTGGACGTGGAACCCGGGATCGTATGGAACGAACTGTCCCGCGAACTGAAGGGTGTCGATCTGGACAACCGCATCGTCCCTACCAGCGCGCCCTCATCCACCGTCGGAGGATGGTTCGCCATGGGCGGGGCGGGGCTCGGGAGCCTGCTGTACGGAAACATGAGAGACGTGGTGACGGAGATCGACGTGATGGGACTCGACGGGGAGGTCATGACCTGCACTGGACAGGACCTGGACCTGCACTACCAGGCGTGCGGCACCCTTGGAGTGATCACGAGGCTCCGTCTCCGGTGCCGGGAGGCAGAGAAGCTTGTCCCCTTCGCTGTTGCCTTTCCTGACGCCGGCGCCTGTCATCGGTTCTCAAAGACCCTCTGTGACGAGATGGAGCCCTACTCCATCTCCTTTCACTCTCCAGGGTACATCAGGATGAAAAAAGAACTCGGCGGCGATGAATCGATTCCAGAGAATTCGTTTCTGGTCGTCATGGCCATTCCCGAGAGGGCCGCGGACAAAAAAACACTGGAAGAGATCGCCGGCCGTTTCGATAGCCTGCTCCTCGATCACGAAACCGCGACTCATGCCTGGGAGGACCGTTTTTATCCCATGCGTATCAAGAAACTGGGCCCCTCCATCCTGGTGGGGGAGTTCTACCTTCCGTTGGACAAATTCCGCGAGGCCTGGGGTGAGATCGAGGCCGACCTGTCCAGGGATCTCCTGGGCATGGAGGCTTTCGTTGTCCAGAACGGGCAGTTGGCCATCCTTGTGTACATCCTGGACGATGCCGGAAGTTTCTTCTACCCGTTCCGCATGGCCAAGGCGTTAAGGCCCATCAGCATCGCCGAGCGACACGGCGGGACCCTCTATAATGCAGGCCTGTGGTTCGCATCCCGGTCACGCCGGGTTCTCGGTAAGAGCAGGTATGCCGCCTTTATGAAAAAGAAGAAGATCGTTGACCCGAAAGGGCTGCTCAACCCCGGCAAGATCGTCCCGCCGAAGGTGAAGTTTCTGCCGTTCATGGATGTCAGTTCTCTCCTTTACCTGTCGTCCTGGATAGCGTCGCCCATATCGAGGCTCCTCGTTTCCAGGCGGCCTTTCGTAAAGAGAGTGGGGAGCTAG
- a CDS encoding (Fe-S)-binding protein, which yields MDSWSKVDNQGDLSFSVDTCARCGFCKPVCTTHPFGGGFEAFSPRAKVHYIKQVMRGKEKLTPQWVDRLYQCTTCERCVEVCQTEIPLVHLWEELRAETVRRGIGPMPMHRKMGEAVDEHNNPYGEPAEERSRWMLPHHRPTEGAELLVFGGCTGSYRMTAMLQTGVSILQRMDIPYYYAGGKEVCCSSPMIRTGQLESAARLIGSNIDLFNDLGVKTIVTPCAGCSKTMKSDYPVWAGKLGKEWAVEVRHFSELYVELLRDGRIKPVRRIGKKATYHDPCHLGRSQRIFDEPREILSAIPGLTLVEMEYSRDNARCCGAGGGFKGHYPMMAEEVSDKRVLDAVHTGAELLVTMCPFCQASFSQSIEKLGLSIKLIGVEELLLQSVEG from the coding sequence ATGGACTCATGGAGCAAAGTGGACAATCAGGGTGATCTGTCCTTTTCCGTTGATACTTGCGCCCGGTGCGGATTCTGCAAGCCGGTGTGCACGACTCACCCCTTTGGAGGGGGGTTCGAGGCGTTCTCGCCGCGGGCGAAGGTGCACTACATCAAACAGGTAATGAGGGGGAAGGAAAAGCTTACGCCCCAATGGGTGGACCGCCTATACCAGTGCACGACCTGCGAGAGGTGTGTGGAGGTCTGCCAGACTGAGATCCCGCTGGTCCATCTCTGGGAGGAGCTGCGGGCCGAAACGGTCAGGCGTGGTATCGGACCCATGCCGATGCACAGGAAAATGGGGGAGGCGGTTGACGAGCACAACAACCCCTACGGTGAACCTGCAGAGGAGAGGAGCCGCTGGATGCTTCCCCACCACAGGCCCACTGAAGGGGCTGAATTGTTGGTGTTCGGCGGGTGCACCGGTTCGTACCGGATGACTGCCATGCTCCAGACTGGAGTCTCCATCCTCCAGCGGATGGACATCCCGTACTATTATGCGGGAGGTAAGGAGGTGTGCTGTTCGAGTCCCATGATCCGTACGGGTCAGCTCGAGTCGGCCGCCCGGCTCATCGGAAGCAACATCGACCTGTTCAACGATCTGGGTGTGAAGACGATCGTCACACCCTGCGCCGGCTGCTCCAAGACTATGAAATCGGACTACCCGGTGTGGGCCGGGAAGCTGGGGAAGGAGTGGGCCGTCGAGGTCAGGCACTTCTCCGAGCTCTACGTCGAACTGCTGCGTGACGGCAGGATCAAACCTGTGCGCAGGATCGGGAAGAAAGCAACCTACCACGATCCTTGCCATCTTGGCCGATCCCAGAGGATTTTCGACGAACCCAGGGAGATCCTGTCGGCCATACCCGGATTAACGCTGGTGGAGATGGAATATTCCCGCGACAACGCCAGATGCTGTGGAGCGGGCGGCGGGTTCAAGGGGCACTACCCTATGATGGCTGAGGAGGTCTCAGACAAGAGAGTCCTCGATGCGGTCCACACGGGGGCTGAACTGCTCGTCACCATGTGCCCTTTCTGCCAGGCGAGCTTCTCGCAGTCCATCGAAAAGCTTGGTTTGAGTATCAAGCTGATCGGGGTGGAGGAGCTCCTTCTCCAGTCGGTCGAGGGCTGA
- a CDS encoding DUF2877 domain-containing protein: protein MESGSIGCAAVELMRSCATGRVTAVFERSAHLELDGVILTLGNLDLPGHPYTIRCPEFPRGLRRGQEFKVEEDAVIIPGCRRLELGQMDVFRSRVKVGAMAGLEEMQQALQAVRYTVATASFRDGFHSFVIASLHHGMMTQAVLPVIQRLTVAIREGDWEAMVEAGVDLAGVGEGLTPSGDDFLAGLVAALRFHRTSGGPGPENRQLESLASRARGRTSAFSAQNIASAARGLVSDAVSEWLEHFHLGDSDALVDSTRRLLDFGHSSGVDTIAGMTTGLAAVLERW, encoded by the coding sequence ATGGAGTCTGGGTCCATCGGCTGCGCCGCCGTCGAGTTGATGCGGTCATGTGCCACAGGACGGGTAACGGCGGTTTTTGAAAGATCAGCTCACCTTGAACTGGATGGAGTCATCCTCACCCTCGGGAACCTTGACCTCCCGGGCCATCCGTACACCATTCGGTGCCCCGAGTTCCCCCGAGGTCTTCGGAGGGGACAGGAGTTCAAGGTCGAGGAAGATGCAGTCATCATACCGGGATGCCGCCGCCTGGAACTCGGGCAGATGGATGTCTTCCGATCCAGGGTGAAGGTCGGCGCCATGGCCGGTCTGGAGGAGATGCAGCAGGCCCTGCAGGCGGTTCGCTACACGGTCGCCACCGCCTCGTTCAGGGACGGTTTTCATTCCTTCGTCATCGCGAGTCTTCATCACGGTATGATGACTCAGGCGGTTCTGCCCGTGATCCAACGGCTCACCGTTGCCATCCGGGAGGGCGATTGGGAAGCGATGGTCGAAGCCGGGGTGGATCTGGCGGGAGTTGGAGAGGGGTTGACGCCTTCAGGGGATGATTTCCTGGCGGGGCTGGTGGCCGCGCTGCGTTTCCACCGCACCAGCGGCGGACCCGGTCCGGAAAACCGACAGCTCGAATCCCTGGCTTCACGGGCACGTGGCCGCACGTCCGCTTTTTCGGCCCAGAATATAGCTTCGGCCGCCAGGGGCCTGGTGTCGGACGCGGTGTCGGAATGGCTCGAACACTTCCACCTCGGTGATTCAGATGCCCTGGTGGATTCTACGCGCCGGCTCCTGGATTTCGGTCACTCGAGCGGAGTGGACACGATCGCAGGGATGACCACCGGCCTGGCCGCGGTCCTGGAGCGGTGGTGA